AGTCCGACAAGAGAAAGGCTGCTGACAGTAAAGTGTGTTTTTTAACGATTAGATAGGCAACCTTCGCGTAGGAGCAATTACGTCGTTATAGATTACTATCAACCGTATCGCTATACACGCTATAACGACGTAACGCGAGGGGTGTCCCCGAGGGGGGCTCCGCGAGGACGGGGGTGGTGATACGGGGTGGGTGGTTGCAGTTCGCACTTCGCACGCCGGCGATTCGAGCGGACGAGTCATGAATGAACACGCGCGGATCGATTCGATTCGCGAGACCGAGGAATCTCGAGAAACGGAAAGAGAGATGAAGATGAAGGGAGGGAAAATCGGGTCCGCTTCTCGGATCGCCCCTCGTCgatcgtcgacgtcgacgcggcacggcgcggcgcgggtgGAAAcgcggaagaaaaagaagaaacgggTTAGGTTTACCTAGCAGAATGGAGACGAGGAGACGCAGCGCGGGTTCCGGAGCGCCGAGCAACGCCGACAGTCTCGCCAGCCCGCCCGGGCTGTGCGTCACCGCGCTGTCCATGATCGGCGACGACGAGGACATTGTGTGTGGACGACGGAGCGGCGGACGACAGCGACGACGATGCGTGGCGTACACGCGCAGCGGCGTCGAgtgtattgtattgtatatacGCGGCGCGACACGCTACACTGCTACAGCATGGCCGCGTCCgtttatgcgcgcgcgcgcgcgcgcgcccgtgcgtgcgtgtatgtTGCACCTTTTATCAGCAGCGAGACGTGCCGCCAGACTCGGCACTCTCGGCAGCTGCCACCGTCAGCAACGCGTAAACTGTCACTATCGAGCTCTCGCGGCTCTCGCGCGGAACGGAACGGCCGCGATTAAACCTTCGCCACCGTCGTCGCCACCAGCCACCGTCGCCAGTACTGACCATCGCCACATTCGCCACCCGACACCCGACCACCGCTACTACCACTGCCAAGTTTAGTGCCAAGTGCTggcaccgtcgtcgtcgcagcAACGGCAGTGGGGTCGGGGAGTCGGGGTGACAACGGCGACAACGttgacgacgcgacgccgtTACCCGGACGACGCGGCCGGCGGCCGTCCGAGAGAGACGCGTCTCGTCtctcgccgcgtcgcgtcgcgtcgtttgcgacgacgatgatgaatCAGATGCTCGGATTAGATTGGAAAATTTAGAACGAGAAAACTAGGGCCATCACTGGTGGCTCGTCGGAAGCGCTTGCGCTTTTCTTCAACGGCGATACGTTCCTCCGGATGAAAGTCCGATTCGGACCTTTTGCGTTGTGATGTATATTGTATGTTATTCGTGGGACGCATAGAGGGAAAGTAGAAATATACTTTTGCGGAATGAGAACCAGCTATCGATTAGTCCATGCGAGGTCAATCGGTCCCAGGAGTTATgactgaaaaattatatattctgtaaaaaaGGTAGAAGAAAAAGTGCGCGTACTtgagttgaaaaaaaaatacagccGGATAAGTTAAAAGCGTAGGAATATTtcgctaataataaagatagatTATAGAGATAAATTTGAAACGGTAATTTATAGCCCTGTCCTCTTATATCGTTTTCAAATTTGAagcattgaaaattatataattttaaagataaagaagaCTAAGCACAAAGTATTAACATGACAAAtacattacaatatattattgtttaaatctattttttctaaaaagaagATAACGACGTTACAATCTAAGATTTTCAGGTTCGCTTCGTCGTTCGCAGCACCGCGTCTCCCTCGATTAGGGATCTGCTATTGaacttataattttctcaCCTTTTCCCACTGTTTTCTCTAAATGCACgactattttctatttttttttttttttaaataggagCAGAAAATGCAATGTAATAgagctataaaaaaaacaggcCTTAGATCTCGATCGGTCGGGAGGTCGCGGTCCAAGCGGTTTCGAAATGCGGTGTATGTACGAGCGACGGCCGTCGCAAGATTAAATGGGTCGAACGGGGGCCAATCGAGGCTGACAGCGGGCCAATTGggccggccgcggccgcggcgttCTCGAGGCAGGGCTGCGCGGAtatcggtcggtcggtcggggGTTCGCGAGCCACGATCTCTTCTCATCTCGGCGgaagatcgatcgatcgagcgCGGGCGACCGGGGAGGGTATCTACGATTAACACGCGCGCGGTCGTCGCCATCAAGGCCGTGTGTGGATTTTGTTCCCCGCCAATTCCGTTCCCTTGGCGCTCGCGCGTATCAGTCAGTCTCGCGATTCGCGACCGCGTAATCATCGTGATGAGGAAAAAAATACGACGATCCGACACTCGCGAGCCGCGACTCCTCTGCCTGCAGATTCCGCGGGTATTTGATCGCGGCGCGATTTAGAAACCGCGAAACGGATGgacgcgacgtcgcgtcgAAGTCGATATAGCCGAGCGGGAGATTGCGCTTTCCCTGGAAACGCAGGCACGGCGAAATGGTCATGGAGTATGCTTCTCTCTGATCACTTTCGCTCCCCTCTTGCTTTCGTTGTCGAGTGAAATCCTAATGATAAATCGTCCCGATAGAAGagacgagcgagcgagcgagcgatttTGTCCCTGAATTGACGGGCATTGAAAGCGCGACATTGTTGCGGGCAGCGATTGAAAACGCtatgaaaagaaatatcaatttctACGTGTATGAAAACGAGTTcccaattttatacaataatcgaagtaaataaaaactgaTTAGAAATAGAGCTTGGTACAACGTACGTTATTATTGGACATCGACGTTCTCAAAATAATCACGAGGGAAAAATAACATGAAATCCAAACGAGAAGGAAATGCCGTGTATGAATTAATGTCCGTAACAAcacaattgtaatttaattacaattgtgattaattgtaattgtcTAGATGTGTACATTAACAATATTGACTTTTTCCTCGACCCTGGTCACctttattcattataatcacaaaataatgaacaaaaaataaatttattcattgtAGTTACAACGTTTCGACAATTGGTTTTGGTCTTTCTCAATCGATTTAACttttgatgctaataagcaTCCTTTTTAAATCACTGTAAAGAATAtgtgtattaatttatgtaaaatgaatattaaggAGATGCATATTACAAAAATCGTATTGCTTACATTGACATTCAATAACGCAGTAGCAATACAGTAAATTACCGAAAAACTGCATTTATTGCCGATATTACTGAAATTTTCGGTTAAATACCGGTATAATTGAGAGCTTTTAGAGCATTGCGGTTTTACATAcacactgaaaaaaatttattaaaatcaagaaaatatatttttttgtttaaataagtATTAGGTAGAttggataaaatatttttaactcagaaaaatgttttcttaaatctaCCCAATACTTCTTTGAATTAAGGAAACTAGAttcaaagaaatctattttcttgattttaatagatttatctTTTAGCGTAAATTAAAAACGCGCACGCGATATATACATGCGCATACAATAGCCATATAAAATTGTCACGACGTTCAGCCTTTATCTGCGAGGACAGGTGTACGGAAAGGAGGAATAATAAACAGAACGTTGCGTTAATCTCAAGTCGtcttttatttcgcgaaataaacCTAAATAGATAACATTATACGTATAGCGTAGCATCGCGGGTACGCGCGCCTTATGTGCACAcccgtatatatattttgtaaacgcATCATGTGTGCCACGTGTCTATCACAGAATAAATGTGGTCGGAAGACCCGCGATACGGTGGCGAATAACGGCACGATTGCTTTTCGCTCGCTATCAACATCCCTTACGCAATCGCCTCGCGTCACGGCTGTACGCACACGCATATACACACGCGCACTCGGTGTGCCCGCTCCTTACGCGTCACGCACTCGGAACCTCCTCCCAAGGAGGAGAGGAGGTCCTCCTCCTTCCGTGGCTCCCGTCTGCGTGAAATTACGTCGCGGCACATTTTCCCATGCTTCCCCGTAACGTCCTCTCCGTTGCGTGACCCACCGCGATTCTACTTCACTTTCTCGCATCGCGAGAAAGTACTCGCGGAGGAGACGTCGCTTCTTTCTCCTAATCTTCAACTTCAACTAATTCGAAACgctttgtaaataaattacgtttGTCCGGAGAAACGGAATGCTTTAAAACCAAAGCAAACATCGTTGGAGGGATATTTAAGTTGGTATGAAATCACatagaattaatattgcacGAATAATAAACTATAACGTTCTTTTATACCAGGGTAAGGCGTAAGTGTCTTCGTTTTGCAACCCTCAAATATGTCGAAAGCgcaaaatttatgaaagaattttttgacaTGTAGATACTAATCGATTTATCTTGttgattttatgtataaataaggtataaatcgaaattatagaaaaatcgatattttatgaGATATCTCTCACACTTTTCtatcaaaataatacatttaaaatattcccgtctcttttataaattttcgaacttttttttttatagctttatgttaatacttttatattcaggaaaaaataaattacgtaagaaaatattgtgGCTCCATTAATAACATCTGTGACATATATAGATACCTCATGAAAAATGCATGCGATAAAATTTGCATGCGCGCATCACGTTTATTCTCTGTTTGAGatgcaacatttttattcgagatatttgctttTTAAACGCttcgttatttaaaatatctggGGCCTCTTTTCCGTTCTCCTCACTATACCATTCAACGATCTCCAACGTGTGTAAAGTTTACTTAACGTCAATATAGAACaatcataaataatacgttcacgtttatatatttacgaacattAAGATTGGATTagtctaataaatttttcttttctctttcgtcGAAATTGGCACTTATAAATGTTTTCTCGGACGCAACAGATTGATACTAGCTTTACTAATACACGGCGTCTTGCAACGCgaaattgtcaaatttaatgtcttcAAGCGTAAAAAGATCAGTCTGTCGTTCGCATCGAGTCAAATTCTTTTGATCTTTGCCTTCTTAATCGCCCGCCAAACACTAaacatatatagtttaaaaattCCCTCTCTACGCGGTCAAGCTTTATAGAGACAAATCATAAAGAAAGCgtcgttaaaaataatatcacagGACCAGTCCGAGTTATTAGTCGCTTACACGTGTCCTATTTGTTTGTAGAGAGTcgttttacaattaaatcatACGTTTGCTGGGCGCGTCACGTTACGAGAGCGAAAGGAAAAGAGTTGGGAAGTCTTTATTCTGCATGTTTCAATTATACGAGTTACTCATGTCCACGCGTGATAAACTTTACTACTTATGTCCGGTCGTATATATGCGCGCTCCGTGTCTTTGTATCTTAAATCAATAACGATAATCTTGACATTACTACAGTACTGTCACAACCACGTAATGTTTATCCAGTCAGGTCGTGCGTtacgagcgaacgagcgatcGAAAAGAGATCGGCGGGGCGAATAATATGTGGACGCTcttagggccggttgttccaaccttttgataaactaattaatagttaaatcatatatatgtctttgtttatcctttacattaaacaaagatagacatatgatttaactattagttagattaccaacaggttggaaaAACCCTAAAGGGCGCAAAACGCGAGTCTTGTCCTTCCCTCTCTCGTACGTGCATATAGATTTACACTTATTTTGCcggttaaattatacatatatctatataaggAATACCGCCAATGTGCGGCGCGCATGTGTATAATGATAACGCTGCGAACGTAAACGTCACTAAACGTACAAGTCTTGTCGCTCGAACGAGGCGTCTGTTTCACTGCGACACGAAACAGCGGATGTGTATGTGCGTGATAACATGCGATACACGGTCACAAAATCTCTCTCGCTTTGCCTCATCACGTGTATATTCAccgataatatatattccattTTCCCTAGGCCGTtcctataatatatgtaccaACTTAGGGtctttatatagttttttatcttaaatatgctttttatatatctttctttatattcAAATGTGCATAAACAGGTAAACATATTTGATTCTTTTGCCTTATGTACTATAGTACGCGAGCTACGCGTGAATAAATACTTTCCTCTTGTATGTGGTCTTTTTCGCATCAGTGTTTGTTTTCTGTAAGTGTAAAGCGTCATTTGGGGggtaaaaagagaaattcaCTTTTGCCCCCCGATTTGATTGTGTCATTTCCACTGCGgctctatattatattttgatacattACAGACACTTTGGCtccccttttcttttttgtcttTTGAACTATGAACATACAATGTAACTCCTCATAGCCAAATCTTCCGATCAACTAAACTTTGCAACGGTAAATCTAAGCGATGATTGTACCGGTATGTCAAGTGTTGTCGTTATTCGTCCTATTTTATGCTATTATATCTTGTATTTTCATATCGCAAACAAAATACTTGAGTTTAATCGTATCAAAAAACTTATgcaaaaaatacttataaaaacgattttacgagtcgtaaaaaattaaaaaactatcaGTGCtggttctctctttcttccgattctctctttcttcaaaaaagaaaacgcagAGCATGTCAAGAATCTAGGTAAGGTAGAACAAGTTGCGAATAAAAAGCTTTTAAGCCGCTAATTATCGCATTATCTTTTATGAACATTATAGATCCGTTTGTATGTTTCTTACTTTCAACATTCAATATTAGTCCCGTATCACGAAAAAATACAAACGTAGTGTGCATATATGTGTggtgtatatatagatatacaacgtacatatacataatatctTCTCGTTTATAAACTATTTGTCTGTTCaacatctttttaaaaatataatgatattttagctCACGTATTCTATACGTTAGTTGCCTAGTCATAATTTTCTAATCGCAATAactattctttaaaattataatatattcctTAAAATTCGCGCATTTTTTATAACCACAGAGATTTTGTTTTCACGTTAGAGCCGTACCTCTGGAACTTTATCAGGACTAAATACACACAAGAGtcctttctatatatattatatattacgtacAATAATAGTATCGGAAGTTCAATAATTATCTCGATTGGTACATTAAGATTCTGAGACTCTAATAATATGCGTCGCGGAGAATTGATTAATCGTCTTCAGTCGTAAATCCCAAACTCGTTACACACTTGAAAGATTACGATTTTACTCTGTGACTCGGTAAATTTGCGTGCGACAAACATTCATATAGGTCTGTACACTTTACTAAATGACGGAAAGAACGATTATATATCTATTGCCAATTTTTTTCGGATTTCTCGCTCGTAAGCCGAATCCTATATTgcattgattttatattgcgATAATCATGCGTTCGAGATATATGATTTTCCAATCATATCATCCCGATATCGTGGAATAAAATCGTGGAGGGAACAGTATTTTGtccaatataattaaatgttccCCATCGTTAACGTAAACAATAAcattccgtttttttttccctatAAATTTACGTCccacatatttaatattaaagtctACTGTAGAGCATAAAATGTTTCCACAATATGAGATCTATCGATTAGGACATCACAATAGCACAATCGCTATTTCTCTTTAAACCTGATTTACAACTAGTTTGATTTACAACCAGTTTGATTTGCGCAGTTTTATTTTCCGTTTAACGACATGGTATTATAATCTCGGGTACCCTCTCAttggaataatatatttagtcaTAGATAAAATCCTGCCGTATCTGATCTTGTAGAAACTTTCAACTCTTTTCCCGCAagtttgttgtaaaatttcacGTTTTGAGATTTTCGAAGCAATTATATATTGGATGCGTTGCGTCAAAATGTTATACGTTACTTCTCCCACAAAATTAATCACCCGGCTATACTTTCACCAATTTAGCAGACCTACGATTAAGCTAGAGATTTACCGTGCTTAACCGTTAAGCTCAGATCTCGGGCTCTCCGTGTTGTTGTAGTTTTCGGTGGACACCATGATCACCTCGCTATACGGCGTCGTCCCATTTTCGGGGGTGCAATACGACGCTATGCCGTGAAAGCAGGTACCGACTGAATTATTGTTGAATATAATCAGCAGGAGACCCGAGATGGCGACCAGAATACCGGCGACCATCAGGCCGAGCGCCGGCAGCTTCTTGGACGAGAGGACGGGCCCCTCCTCGAGCTTGAGGTAGCAGAGACCGGGCAGAATGTAGGCGAGCGGCACGGCGGCGAGGATGCCGTTCAACTCGAGAACGACGCCGAGGCAGTCCGTCCACGTGGAGATCAGATATGCTATGAATAATATCGCCAAGGTGATTATCAGGTACTTACGGTCCGAGTCAGGCACATAAGCCTCGTCTCCCTCCAATTTTTCCGTCCCCTTGATCGCCGTCATGAGCACCTGAAGCGGTAATAAATCGCGATCGTAACTCTTGCAAATTCTCCGATCTGATGCGTTAGACGACCAGGATGAGAGACATTACCTCGCGCGTAACGAAGCACTCGATCGGAAAGGTGAGGAGTATGGTGCCGCTGAACATGATCCTGGCGAAATTCATCAGATCGTCGTCCAAGCAGTAATTCTCCATCAGATCGCCCTGAACGTACGACGTGAAGGTCGCGTAGCCGGCAATCCCGAAGGCCGCGGCGATCAGGAAAGAGGTGAAGAGAGACCAGTGCGTCACCACGTCCCACTTCTGCTGGGTCGCTCTCTCAATCGAGCCATAAATCAGGAAGGTGTTGTGATGGCACATGAAGGCGAACGCCATTATACCGATGGACTGGACGATCCCTGAGAAATTGGCGAACCTCCAGCTGTCCTTCTGACTCGGGCTGCAATCAATCACGCCTATGATTACAATCATATAGCGAATTTACAGGAGATAACACAGTGACCCTCCCCCCTTCCCCATGAACTACAGGCGAAATTCTCGCTTACACCGTGTCGGACATGGTGTCCATCCGGATGAAGATGGCGAGGAGAATGAACCCGATGCAGACcagagagaggaaggagatTCTCGCTAACCGCGCGATGTTCCTGTACAGACAAAGCGGGACGATGATGCAGAGGGTCGTCAAGAGGGTGACGATGTTTCGATGAGCGAAAATGTTCCATTGGTCCGTCCCCGTCATTCTTACCAGGACCGTGGTGACCGTgtcgccgacgacgacgttgtAAGAGATCATCGCTGCAACATCAATAAAAGCGTTTCATGCGTTGATTAAATACATGGTCGAAATATGACGGTCGACATGGATAAAGATagataaatatcattatttatttattatttactataaacGTTCTTTGGGATAGCATATCCTTTCAAGCACTAGTGTACCTATGAACGGATAAATGAACTGCAACACCGTGAGGATGTAGAAGCCGACGCGGCCGAAACTCGCTCGCATCAGGCCCTGATAACTCATCTCGCCACAAATGTGTCCGCTTCGCACCATAAGAATTAACGAGTAGTCGGTCAGTGCCGCTACTAAGATTAACAGGGCGATGCCGAGACCGAAGCCGGCTTGATGCAGAGCATACGGTATTCctgtaaaaatttacattaatctAGCCGACTTTAGGATAGGGCTTCGCAGAATGTCAAGCGGATTTCTTTTTCCCttctacaattattttgacgatatataattttcaacgatattatataatctcgGATCTAGAGCTATAGATCATTTTTTCTCACCGATGACGCCGCTGCCGATGATGGAATTGATGAAATTGAAACTCGCGAGCGGCAGGCTGCTGAATTTGTCGGACTCTCCTTCCTGCTCCTACAACACGCGCCGACATTAGCACGAGTGCTTTTCGCAGTGATAAACGCGGCAAGAGATCGTATTCAGTGTATTCAGAGTATCGCGATATGTTAACGTTAATTAACGTTAAACGTTAATTAGATGTCACATTGCGTATTCGAGCTCGTACCCGCGAATATTCTACGAGCatccatatattttcataCTGATGAATATTAATGGCACGAGCGAGGGAAAAAGCCGTTAATTCCGAGGCGCCggttaaaagtaaataaaaatacgcggGTATAAATTACAGCGTAGGCAAATTAGCTAAGACAGGCAGGAGCTAAACGGTTACGCGCGATCGTAGTTCAGCGGAATAATTTGGAGCGATACCGAGCTGAGAGCGTAGCGGAGAGGGAGCGGCGcgataaaagttaaaagagCGCTGCGAGAAAATGATAACGCACGTGCGCCAGGTCGTAGGCCAACGGCCCGTGACTAATTGACGAATtgaacgtcgcgtcgcgtcggagGAGTGCATCGTCCCGTCGCGCGTCGGAACAACATTACGCGGGACTAATCGATAGGCCAATATCAGCGAAGCTACTTGGGAAGTTTCTGTCGCGCGCCAATTAATCCATGCTTGTTGTACGCAGCCGGGTATCTCGCCTTGCAAATTAGAACGGGCATATAATGAAGCTGCGTCCGTGGCAATTAATCGCTCGTCGCTCCAATAATTAGAGGGAGATGGGAATGAGTGAAGGAAGATGGCGAAATAGtcaatttctataattaatttacagaaaaaaagaagagttaaATCAAGAGTTATATAAACTGCAATCTATAATCTTGGAactgagattatattgcgttaaacgaagaaaatttgcttgaatgaagtcatttatatagttcaatcaaaataaaaaagttaaaattcttataagaaaattatagattgttgtgtatatacgagtatataagttttaatttgacacttctttttttcctgtGTAGATGCGCAACCCTTACCCCGACTAGGTGTCTCGTGTCATCGTAGGACTCTTCCGATGCGACACTGCCGACCTGTCGAAATTTCCGAAACAATGCGTCATAGTCATATATAAGACAGTTGTGTGCGAGAACGTATCCGTATTCCTCTTTCGTGTATCGAGAGAAAACCCGACGGGGTAACGAGGATTTTCATCCCTCTCGTCGCTCGcacacagagagaaagaatattcttgatttaaaaatatttttagttttaacgtagaaatcataaaataagattatatagcgttaaacaaagaaaacttgcttcaatgaagttattttatatatagttcaaCTAACAAGTAAACCCTTACCTTCTACCCCCTCGCGATTGAAATGAGACTTTGGGAAATGATTTAGGCATGCCTCAGGATCATTTAAAGCTAGTCAGATTTGCTGCAAAATTCTCAGAAGCACCAGAATTCAGAATCATTGTTAGTGGGCGGGGTCTACCGCCCAAACTGATAATTGCATTTGCATGTACCTGAAGAATTGCGTGTAAAATTCacgcgaataatattattaggcaaCCAAGTTCTGACCGTTTTAACGgcgttttctttaatttgattttataaataaattattataatttatagataataattaagtagAATAGAGTAGCATGGTGGCCGCATGTGCCCCTACCAAGATGGCATCACATTAATTAACCGCGCGCGCAGACAAAAACGCGCTTTCTCGCGAGTGCTCGGCCGCGCcgacttaaatatataaacaaattcgacAACAATATTCATTATCCTGATCGACGCTCTCACTGACGATCTTATCGGACGACAAGAGCTAGGCGGGTTTAATATTTGTGGAGTCTCACCATCGCGACTCACGGAGAGTCACATGGTATTTTTGGGGACACATCCTCTATACAAGTACATCCATCCAACCATATATTTCTCTCCATCACCGTCATCCCACGATCTACCAGGCGATCACCAAAGTAACGAAACTGCGTTCAGCTGCTGCTATAGTCGCTGCAAACAGGGGTAATTTTGTGGAAACATTCAGAAACAACATTACCCATAGAAGTACATGCAATGCATTATCAGTTTGTACGCTAGACCCCACCAAGCCATCAACAATTATCCATCTGAATTTTGGTGTTTCTGACAATTTTGCAGCAAATCTGATTAGCTTTAAATGATGCTGAGGCATGCCTATAAATAATTTCCCAAGGTCCTCATTTTAATCACGAGGGTAGAAGGTAAAGGGGGTTTACTTGTGAGAAACCgaaaataataacgaaattttgctgaaatgtatttcaaaatttctctCAATTGACCccatttcattattattccatccatatttcagtaaaaattcagtttttagTTAAATTCAGTTAATTTCGTTATAcctaatatttcaaagaatttgtTACTACTTTTCAacagtatataatttaacttttcttatattttgcaatattacattatattcattttaaaatatattcaaaatttttcaataattttatttcacttttcatagtattttcagcaaaatatttcCGTCAGGGAAAAGATTAtcaaattcttataaaaagatta
The nucleotide sequence above comes from Temnothorax longispinosus isolate EJ_2023e chromosome 4, Tlon_JGU_v1, whole genome shotgun sequence. Encoded proteins:
- the LOC139811842 gene encoding putative sodium-coupled neutral amino acid transporter 11 codes for the protein MAHAASNDVNEKSYILDAKKNLEDVGSVASEESYDDTRHLVGEQEGESDKFSSLPLASFNFINSIIGSGVIGIPYALHQAGFGLGIALLILVAALTDYSLILMVRSGHICGEMSYQGLMRASFGRVGFYILTVLQFIYPFIAMISYNVVVGDTVTTVLVRMTGTDQWNIFAHRNIVTLLTTLCIIVPLCLYRNIARLARISFLSLVCIGFILLAIFIRMDTMSDTVPSQKDSWRFANFSGIVQSIGIMAFAFMCHHNTFLIYGSIERATQQKWDVVTHWSLFTSFLIAAAFGIAGYATFTSYVQGDLMENYCLDDDLMNFARIMFSGTILLTFPIECFVTREVLMTAIKGTEKLEGDEAYVPDSDRKYLIITLAILFIAYLISTWTDCLGVVLELNGILAAVPLAYILPGLCYLKLEEGPVLSSKKLPALGLMVAGILVAISGLLLIIFNNNSVGTCFHGIASYCTPENGTTPYSEVIMVSTENYNNTESPRSELNG